One part of the Truepera radiovictrix DSM 17093 genome encodes these proteins:
- the gmd gene encoding GDP-mannose 4,6-dehydratase, with the protein MGKTALITGITGQDGAYLAELLLHKGYTVVGAERRASTRNRARLDELGITDEIIFTDFDLADQGNMVRALEKHAPDEVYNLAAQSFVALSFEQPVMTGDITGVGVARLLEAIRTVNPETRFYQASTSEMFGKVQAVPQNETTPFYPRSPYGVAKLYGHWMTVNYRESYDMYACSGILFNHESPLRGVEFVTRKITLAVARIKHGLQRELRLGNLDAKRDWGYAKEYVAGMHAMLQQAAPEDFVLATGETHTVEEFVEAAFEAAGLEWRDFVVIDPAFVRPAEVDLLLGDPSKAKAKLGWTPQTSFRELVALMVEADLERVARPLSYA; encoded by the coding sequence ATGGGTAAAACCGCACTGATTACAGGGATCACCGGGCAAGACGGCGCTTATCTGGCCGAACTGCTCCTCCACAAGGGGTATACGGTCGTCGGCGCCGAACGCCGCGCGAGCACCCGCAACCGCGCCCGTTTGGACGAGCTCGGTATCACCGACGAGATCATCTTTACCGACTTCGACTTGGCCGACCAGGGCAACATGGTGCGCGCGCTCGAAAAGCACGCCCCCGACGAGGTCTACAACCTCGCGGCGCAGTCGTTCGTGGCGCTGTCGTTTGAACAGCCCGTCATGACGGGCGACATCACCGGCGTCGGCGTCGCGCGGCTTTTGGAGGCGATCCGCACGGTCAACCCCGAGACGCGCTTCTACCAAGCCTCGACGAGCGAGATGTTCGGCAAGGTGCAGGCGGTGCCGCAGAACGAGACGACCCCCTTCTACCCGCGCAGCCCCTACGGGGTCGCCAAGCTCTACGGGCACTGGATGACGGTCAACTACCGCGAGTCCTACGACATGTACGCCTGCTCGGGGATCCTCTTTAACCACGAGAGCCCCTTGCGCGGCGTCGAGTTCGTCACGCGCAAGATCACCCTGGCGGTCGCGCGCATCAAACACGGCCTGCAGCGCGAGCTGCGCCTCGGCAACCTCGACGCCAAACGCGACTGGGGTTACGCCAAGGAGTACGTCGCGGGGATGCACGCGATGCTGCAGCAAGCGGCGCCGGAGGACTTCGTGCTGGCGACCGGTGAGACCCACACCGTCGAGGAGTTCGTCGAGGCGGCTTTCGAGGCGGCCGGCCTCGAGTGGCGCGACTTCGTCGTCATCGACCCCGCCTTCGTCCGTCCGGCGGAGGTCGACCTGCTTTTGGGCGACCCCTCCAAAGCCAAGGCGAAGCTCGGTTGGACGCCCCAGACCTCGTTCCGGGAGCTCGTCGCGCTCATGGTCGAAGCTGACCTGGAGCGCGTCGCGCGGCCCCTCTCGTATGCCTAG
- a CDS encoding glycosyltransferase family 2 protein, with protein sequence MTPAPPAYPLVYIVLVNWNGWRDTDACLASLKALDYPNARVVVVDNASTDGSVAELQRRHPDLTLLPSGANLGFAGGNNVGLRYALEQGADYVWLLNNDTLVEPDALTHLVARAQAGAAGLPVGLCGSTLIYESRRDTVQALGGARYNRWWGTVAHIGRHRPRELPIDAAAVERQLDYLIGASMLVSRPFLETIGLMQEDYFLYFEELDWAVRARGRFALAYAPQSVVYHKEGASIGGNDRARAAKSFTADRYALQNRVRFTRRFYPYALPTVYLGLGVALINRVRRRQWDRVGLIARILLRGGEIV encoded by the coding sequence TTGACGCCGGCGCCGCCCGCCTACCCCCTCGTCTACATCGTCCTCGTCAACTGGAACGGTTGGCGCGACACGGACGCGTGCCTAGCGTCGCTCAAGGCGCTCGACTACCCCAACGCCCGCGTGGTGGTGGTCGACAACGCCTCGACCGACGGCTCGGTCGCGGAGCTGCAGCGGCGTCACCCCGACCTGACGCTGCTGCCAAGCGGCGCCAACCTGGGCTTCGCGGGCGGCAACAACGTCGGGTTGCGCTACGCCCTTGAGCAGGGCGCCGACTACGTGTGGCTGCTGAACAACGACACCTTGGTCGAACCGGACGCCTTGACGCACCTCGTCGCGCGCGCGCAGGCGGGCGCTGCGGGGCTGCCGGTCGGGCTCTGCGGTTCGACCCTGATCTATGAGAGCCGGCGCGACACGGTGCAGGCGCTCGGCGGCGCGCGTTACAACCGCTGGTGGGGGACGGTCGCGCACATCGGGCGCCACAGGCCGCGGGAGCTGCCCATCGACGCCGCGGCGGTCGAGCGGCAGCTCGACTACCTCATCGGCGCTTCGATGCTCGTGTCCAGGCCCTTTCTCGAGACCATTGGGCTGATGCAGGAGGACTACTTTCTCTACTTCGAGGAGCTCGACTGGGCGGTGCGCGCGCGCGGGCGCTTCGCGCTGGCGTACGCGCCCCAAAGCGTCGTCTACCACAAGGAGGGCGCGAGCATCGGCGGCAACGACCGGGCGCGCGCGGCCAAGAGCTTTACGGCCGACCGCTACGCGCTCCAAAACCGCGTCCGCTTTACCCGCCGGTTTTACCCGTACGCCCTGCCGACCGTATACTTGGGGTTGGGCGTCGCCCTTATCAACCGCGTCCGCCGCCGCCAGTGGGACCGGGTGGGTTTGATCGCGCGTATCCTGCTGCGCGGCGGCGAGATCGTTTAG
- a CDS encoding glycosyltransferase family 4 protein, producing the protein MPPLFVNARFLTQPMTGVQRYAAEVARRLKRARPATRFLVPRNVLHTGLADELGAEVTGRLTGHAWEQLELPFYTRGGGLLSLCNTGPLLKRRQVVTLHDAAAFAIPEAYALAFRSWYKVLFVGLGRAARGVLTDSHFSAAELQHYAHVPKHKLRVVYLGKEHLLQTPPDPAVLTRHHLTRPFVLAVSSLSPHKNFGAVVRALEHLGETPFDTVIAGGISPRVHARTAQLPASIKHVGYVSDGELRALYEGASAFIHPALYEGFGLPPLEAMALGCPVIVSKAASLPEVCGDAALYFDPHDPSDLADKIRQLMQDAPLQARLRHEGPVQAARFSWERCADEVLSFAESALAP; encoded by the coding sequence ATGCCGCCGCTTTTCGTCAACGCCCGCTTTTTGACCCAACCCATGACCGGCGTGCAGCGCTACGCCGCCGAGGTCGCCAGGCGCCTTAAACGCGCGCGCCCCGCGACGCGCTTTTTGGTCCCTCGCAACGTGCTCCACACGGGTCTCGCCGACGAGCTCGGCGCCGAGGTCACGGGGCGCCTCACCGGGCACGCCTGGGAGCAGCTCGAGCTCCCCTTCTACACCCGCGGCGGCGGTCTCCTGAGCCTCTGCAACACGGGCCCCCTGCTAAAGCGCCGCCAGGTCGTCACGCTCCACGACGCGGCGGCTTTTGCCATCCCCGAAGCCTACGCGCTCGCCTTTCGGAGCTGGTACAAGGTGCTCTTCGTCGGGCTCGGGCGCGCGGCGCGGGGCGTGCTGACCGACTCGCACTTTTCCGCCGCCGAGCTGCAACACTACGCGCACGTTCCCAAGCACAAGCTCCGCGTCGTGTATCTGGGCAAAGAGCACCTCTTGCAGACCCCGCCCGACCCCGCGGTCTTGACCCGTCACCACCTGACGCGCCCCTTTGTGCTCGCCGTCAGCAGTTTGAGCCCGCACAAAAACTTCGGCGCCGTGGTGCGGGCGCTCGAGCACCTCGGTGAGACCCCCTTCGACACGGTCATCGCGGGCGGCATAAGCCCGCGCGTCCACGCCCGCACCGCGCAGCTCCCCGCCAGCATCAAACACGTCGGTTACGTCAGCGACGGCGAGCTGCGCGCGCTCTACGAGGGGGCGAGCGCCTTTATCCACCCCGCCCTCTACGAGGGGTTCGGCCTCCCCCCCTTGGAGGCGATGGCGTTGGGTTGCCCCGTGATCGTCTCCAAGGCCGCCTCGCTGCCGGAGGTGTGCGGCGACGCGGCGCTCTACTTCGATCCACACGACCCGAGCGACTTAGCTGATAAGATTCGGCAGCTTATGCAAGACGCGCCCCTGCAGGCGCGCTTGCGCCACGAGGGGCCGGTGCAAGCCGCGCGCTTTAGCTGGGAGCGCTGCGCCGACGAGGTGCTCAGCTTCGCCGAGAGCGCCCTCGCCCCCTGA
- a CDS encoding GNVR domain-containing protein has product MTSPSTPPPAAPPAEEVSLRDLYLVIVRGLPIILGLALLAGFGAFLLNANRQPVYLAESTVLVTPPPIQIGGGDNLSFSPAYEVSLQTYETLAYSQMVLENAVAQTDLTPQTLAGLGSLRQLIGPQRPDQVVPLSVVHRVRNADPELAAQLADAWAQSTLEAVRESLFASLSPVDATTAQEVARLSANVEEVEARYRAFAAEDEGPQLEAQLIALTRDLTDGRAREGQLQREIAAAEARIAALETLQAEAGTPAAADPNLTATLLELLSAQVSLRETAPPAPRLPADPYGPLREELEALFGALDVSAEEAAALAELAAAVDREASDALAEALARQGDALQRARQEEAARRFQGALVRYAVLAQASPQAPGQGDAAQGNDVQDDAAQADAAPADAVALLNSAALQTERVTLAGLEAELGALQAELEDYSEAAAELRGRLATLDQERSRLTRELDSALSAYNTVAELQASVSYLTELAPTNARILSEASVPSAPVGPRRGFNTALAAALGAVVGLVFVFLRAAVRPRTHTTVSRKVHA; this is encoded by the coding sequence GTGACGTCGCCCTCCACGCCACCTCCGGCCGCGCCCCCCGCCGAGGAGGTGTCGCTGCGCGACCTCTACCTGGTCATCGTGCGCGGTCTGCCGATTATCCTCGGACTCGCGCTGCTCGCTGGCTTCGGCGCGTTTTTGCTCAACGCCAACCGGCAACCGGTCTACCTCGCCGAGAGCACCGTGCTCGTCACCCCACCCCCCATTCAGATCGGCGGCGGCGACAACCTCAGTTTCAGCCCCGCCTACGAGGTCTCCCTGCAGACGTACGAGACGCTCGCCTACAGCCAGATGGTCCTGGAAAACGCCGTCGCGCAGACCGACCTCACCCCGCAGACGCTCGCGGGTCTCGGCTCGCTGCGGCAGCTTATCGGCCCGCAGCGCCCCGACCAGGTGGTCCCCCTCTCGGTCGTCCACCGCGTGCGCAACGCCGACCCCGAGCTCGCCGCGCAGCTTGCCGACGCGTGGGCGCAGAGCACCCTCGAGGCCGTGCGCGAGTCGCTGTTCGCCTCGCTCAGCCCGGTCGACGCCACCACCGCCCAGGAGGTCGCGCGGCTCAGCGCCAACGTCGAGGAGGTCGAGGCGCGCTACCGCGCGTTCGCCGCCGAGGACGAGGGGCCCCAGCTCGAAGCCCAGCTCATCGCGCTGACCCGCGACCTGACCGACGGGCGCGCCCGCGAGGGGCAGCTGCAGCGGGAGATCGCCGCAGCCGAGGCGCGCATCGCCGCGCTCGAGACGCTGCAAGCAGAAGCCGGTACACCCGCTGCCGCCGACCCCAACCTCACGGCGACCCTGCTCGAGCTGCTGAGCGCCCAGGTGTCGCTGCGCGAGACCGCGCCGCCGGCCCCGCGCCTCCCCGCCGACCCCTACGGCCCCCTCAGGGAGGAGCTCGAGGCGCTTTTCGGGGCGCTCGACGTCAGCGCCGAGGAGGCCGCGGCGCTCGCCGAGCTCGCCGCGGCGGTCGACCGCGAGGCCAGCGACGCGCTCGCCGAAGCGCTCGCGCGCCAGGGCGACGCGCTGCAGCGCGCGCGCCAAGAGGAGGCGGCGCGGCGCTTTCAGGGGGCGCTCGTGCGCTACGCGGTGCTCGCGCAAGCGTCGCCCCAAGCGCCGGGGCAGGGCGACGCGGCGCAGGGCAACGACGTGCAGGACGACGCCGCGCAGGCTGACGCGGCGCCGGCTGACGCCGTCGCTCTGCTTAACAGCGCCGCGTTGCAGACCGAACGCGTGACGCTCGCGGGGCTCGAGGCCGAGCTCGGGGCGCTGCAAGCCGAGCTCGAGGACTATAGCGAGGCGGCCGCGGAGCTCCGCGGCCGCCTCGCCACGCTCGACCAGGAGCGCAGCCGCCTCACGCGCGAGCTCGACAGCGCGCTGAGCGCCTACAACACCGTCGCCGAGCTCCAAGCGAGCGTCTCCTACCTCACCGAACTCGCCCCGACGAACGCGCGGATTTTAAGCGAAGCGTCGGTGCCCAGCGCCCCAGTCGGCCCGCGCCGCGGCTTTAACACCGCCCTCGCCGCCGCTCTGGGCGCGGTGGTCGGGCTCGTCTTCGTCTTTTTGCGCGCCGCCGTGCGGCCGCGCACCCACACCACGGTCTCAAGAAAGGTTCACGCATGA
- a CDS encoding UDP-glucose dehydrogenase family protein has translation MNVTIIGTGYVGLTTGVALAYLGHRVTCVDKNPRIVERLAKGEATIHEPGLEELLRRAASHLRFQTAIPDLKGQGVVFIAVGTPTKHNGDADLQYVDAAAKEVAERIQPGARLVVVNKSTVPIGSARHVEGIIRRSLEGRGTEAQVWVASNPEFLAEGRAMHDTLYPDRVVIGADDPAAVGLLHDLYAPLLEQTFAPPVETPRPERYALPPLITTTPTSAELTKYAANAFLATKISFINEFSRLAEHVGADITEVARAIGLDTRIGPKFLQAGIGWGGSCFGKDTRAILATAKSYDYAMPIVESAILVNERQRLHVIDKLQRHLKVLRGTTVGLLGLAFKGNTDDLRDAPALTLIEHLHERGAVIKVHDPVAMDNARRLYPELPVTYCCDPEALAAGCDALVVVTDWPEYTRLPLGAMKARMKGELLLDARNLLNPESAREAGLTYVGIGR, from the coding sequence ATGAACGTCACGATCATCGGCACCGGTTACGTCGGCCTCACCACGGGGGTCGCGCTCGCCTACTTGGGGCACCGGGTCACCTGCGTCGACAAAAACCCGCGCATCGTCGAGCGCCTCGCCAAAGGTGAGGCGACGATCCACGAACCGGGCCTCGAAGAGCTCTTGCGGCGCGCCGCGTCGCACCTGCGCTTTCAGACCGCGATTCCCGACCTGAAGGGTCAAGGGGTCGTCTTTATCGCCGTCGGCACCCCCACCAAGCACAACGGCGACGCCGACTTGCAGTACGTCGACGCCGCCGCCAAAGAGGTCGCCGAACGCATCCAACCGGGCGCTCGGCTCGTGGTGGTCAACAAGTCAACCGTCCCCATCGGCAGCGCGCGGCACGTCGAGGGGATTATCCGCCGGAGCCTCGAGGGGCGCGGCACCGAGGCGCAGGTGTGGGTCGCCTCGAACCCCGAGTTTTTGGCCGAGGGGCGCGCCATGCACGACACCCTCTACCCCGACCGCGTGGTGATCGGCGCCGACGACCCCGCGGCGGTCGGTCTCCTGCACGACCTCTACGCCCCGCTCCTCGAGCAGACCTTCGCCCCCCCCGTCGAGACCCCGCGCCCCGAGCGCTACGCGCTGCCGCCCCTTATCACCACCACCCCGACCAGCGCCGAGCTGACCAAGTACGCCGCCAACGCCTTTTTGGCGACCAAGATCAGCTTTATCAACGAGTTTTCGCGCCTCGCCGAACACGTCGGCGCCGACATCACCGAGGTCGCGCGGGCGATCGGGCTCGACACCCGCATCGGCCCCAAGTTTTTGCAAGCCGGTATCGGTTGGGGGGGGTCGTGCTTCGGCAAGGATACCCGCGCGATCCTCGCGACCGCCAAGTCGTACGACTACGCCATGCCGATCGTCGAGTCGGCGATCTTGGTCAATGAGCGCCAGCGCCTGCACGTCATCGACAAGCTGCAGCGGCACCTCAAGGTGCTGCGCGGCACCACGGTCGGGCTTTTGGGCCTCGCGTTTAAAGGCAACACCGACGACCTGCGCGACGCCCCGGCTCTGACCCTGATCGAGCACCTGCATGAGCGCGGCGCGGTCATCAAGGTGCACGACCCCGTGGCGATGGACAACGCCAGGCGGCTCTACCCGGAGCTGCCGGTCACGTACTGCTGCGATCCCGAGGCGCTCGCTGCGGGCTGCGACGCGCTCGTGGTGGTGACCGACTGGCCGGAGTACACGCGCTTGCCACTAGGGGCGATGAAAGCGCGTATGAAAGGGGAGCTTCTGCTCGACGCGCGCAACCTGCTCAACCCCGAGAGCGCGCGGGAGGCGGGGCTCACCTACGTCGGCATCGGCCGCTAA
- a CDS encoding O-antigen ligase family protein, translating to MAQIVRVHRRSAGAPVGVASAWARAGRAPLVAAAVLALALLYSFPWLRIPDVLGVPLPFQRLIAWCGLAALGVRVALQGRFRANAAARLYLGVAALFFIVLGFSTWVNMTRSEVFHTLRYASEMSKYVAVFGTGFLVYYALEHGLVKVVWLERLLLVSGALSIAFAYLFLFLYWAGFRSTNEILTNSFGGALGVWPTASFLPRLAGTTAEPQQLSVIFNTALMLMLSRTYVRRWWPVALAGLLVLVLSQSKFALISLVAIALFVDATYKRHRFVFAALVVLIIPPGLNLLSTLPVFRTTLNQGLEAQAFTDRLENLGILAAIIRSNPLEGIGIGQYGVYRGALLFNDPFDNPNYNAGNDLFTIFAEAGMFGFFLIALLFGALFGKFVGVLPRLRGQQRESYLAVLIGAVTIFLNMLIGYAFLHAFFWVNLGMLLYLYRAWGWRPDPAPTSLSAPPRGHL from the coding sequence ATGGCACAGATCGTTCGGGTGCACCGCCGCAGCGCGGGCGCGCCGGTGGGGGTGGCGAGCGCGTGGGCGCGCGCCGGACGCGCGCCACTCGTCGCTGCAGCGGTGCTCGCCCTCGCCCTCCTCTACTCGTTTCCGTGGCTGCGGATCCCCGACGTCCTCGGCGTGCCGCTCCCCTTTCAGCGCCTGATCGCCTGGTGCGGTCTCGCCGCCCTTGGCGTGCGCGTCGCGCTGCAAGGGCGCTTTCGCGCGAACGCGGCGGCGCGCCTCTACCTGGGCGTCGCGGCGCTGTTTTTTATCGTGTTGGGTTTTTCGACGTGGGTCAACATGACGCGCAGCGAGGTGTTTCACACCCTGCGCTACGCGAGCGAGATGTCGAAGTACGTGGCGGTCTTCGGTACCGGATTTCTGGTGTACTACGCGCTCGAGCACGGCCTTGTCAAGGTCGTCTGGCTCGAGCGGCTGCTCCTCGTGTCGGGCGCGTTGTCGATCGCTTTTGCCTACCTCTTCCTCTTCCTCTACTGGGCGGGGTTTCGTTCGACCAACGAGATCCTGACCAACTCCTTTGGCGGCGCGCTGGGCGTCTGGCCGACCGCCTCGTTTCTCCCGCGGCTCGCCGGGACGACCGCCGAACCGCAGCAGCTCTCGGTCATCTTTAACACGGCGCTGATGCTGATGCTAAGCCGCACCTACGTGCGCCGCTGGTGGCCGGTCGCGCTCGCCGGGCTGCTCGTGCTCGTGCTGTCGCAGTCGAAGTTCGCGCTTATCTCGCTGGTCGCTATCGCGCTCTTTGTCGACGCCACGTATAAACGCCACCGCTTCGTCTTCGCCGCGCTCGTGGTGCTCATCATCCCGCCGGGGCTCAACTTGTTAAGCACGCTCCCCGTCTTTCGCACGACCTTAAACCAGGGGCTCGAGGCCCAGGCGTTTACCGACCGGCTCGAAAACCTGGGGATCTTGGCCGCGATCATCCGGAGCAACCCACTCGAAGGCATCGGTATCGGGCAGTACGGCGTCTACCGCGGCGCGCTCTTGTTTAACGACCCCTTCGACAACCCCAACTACAACGCCGGCAACGACCTATTCACCATCTTCGCCGAGGCGGGGATGTTCGGCTTTTTCTTGATCGCGCTCCTTTTCGGGGCGCTGTTCGGCAAGTTCGTAGGGGTGCTGCCGCGCCTGCGGGGGCAGCAGCGAGAGAGCTACCTCGCGGTGCTCATCGGCGCCGTGACGATCTTTTTAAACATGCTGATCGGCTACGCCTTTTTGCACGCCTTTTTCTGGGTCAACTTGGGGATGCTCCTCTACCTCTACCGCGCTTGGGGGTGGCGCCCCGACCCGGCCCCAACGTCGCTGTCCGCACCCCCTCGAGGTCACCTCTAA